A stretch of Mucilaginibacter terrae DNA encodes these proteins:
- a CDS encoding ExbD/TolR family protein, with product MNLRKRHKSASAEVHTSAMNDIMFFLLLFFLIASTLTNPNVIKLSLPKAAAGKTLSKRTINVSITNDFKYYIDKTPVAVENLQSALSVYKKPDTDLTIVLNTDSKVIVQDAVNVLDVAQKLNIKVVLATQPK from the coding sequence ATGAACCTGAGAAAAAGACATAAAAGCGCATCGGCCGAAGTGCATACCTCAGCCATGAATGATATTATGTTCTTTTTGTTGCTGTTTTTCCTTATTGCATCAACTTTAACAAACCCCAATGTTATCAAGTTGTCTTTGCCTAAAGCGGCAGCCGGAAAAACACTTTCTAAAAGAACAATAAACGTTTCGATAACCAACGATTTTAAATATTATATAGATAAAACACCGGTAGCAGTGGAAAACTTACAAAGTGCATTGTCGGTATATAAAAAGCCGGACACAGATCTGACTATTGTTTTAAATACAGACTCCAAAGTAATTGTGCAGGATGCCGTGAACGTTTTAGATGTGGCCCAAAAATTGAATATAAAAGTAGTACTGGCTACCCAGCCCAAGTAA
- a CDS encoding energy transducer TonB, giving the protein MVDHRKEENNYPKAFLATSVILAMLIGLSYFIVFQRPPKEDDGTGGILVNYGTVDEGMGDDYMSTEEPSVAEQANNQRPDKATPVPPTEQVNATDDASKPVVTQNTEDAPEVSSSNKPSQAVATQQPVKETPKPTVNQNALYKGKTNNGTGEGDGTGSTPGNQGKTTGTTLTNNYNGTGSGNGGNLTNMPQRNFVSKPAVTDDGRHTGKVVVDLRVDKDGNVTYARGGARGTTITDQNLIDKCEEAVKRSRLNSLENAPDMQQGTVVFVFRVQ; this is encoded by the coding sequence ATGGTAGATCATCGTAAGGAAGAGAATAATTACCCTAAAGCCTTTTTGGCAACCAGCGTAATACTGGCTATGCTAATAGGCTTAAGCTATTTTATTGTCTTTCAGCGTCCGCCTAAAGAAGATGATGGCACTGGTGGTATACTGGTAAACTACGGTACGGTTGATGAAGGCATGGGCGATGATTATATGAGCACCGAAGAACCATCGGTTGCCGAACAAGCCAATAACCAACGACCGGACAAAGCAACCCCGGTTCCGCCAACCGAGCAAGTTAATGCCACCGATGATGCCAGCAAGCCTGTAGTTACCCAAAATACAGAAGATGCCCCCGAAGTAAGCAGCAGCAATAAACCCTCGCAAGCGGTAGCTACCCAGCAGCCCGTTAAAGAAACGCCCAAACCAACGGTTAACCAAAATGCCCTGTACAAAGGCAAAACCAACAACGGCACAGGCGAAGGCGATGGCACCGGTTCAACACCGGGCAACCAGGGCAAAACTACCGGTACTACACTCACCAATAACTACAATGGTACAGGCTCGGGCAATGGCGGGAACCTTACCAATATGCCTCAGCGCAACTTTGTGAGCAAACCGGCCGTAACCGATGATGGTCGTCACACCGGCAAAGTAGTGGTTGACCTGAGGGTTGACAAGGACGGCAACGTAACCTACGCACGCGGCGGCGCCCGTGGCACTACTATTACCGACCAAAACCTTATTGATAAGTGCGAAGAAGCCGTAAAACGCTCACGCCTCAATTCCCTCGAAAATGCCCCTGATATGCAGCAGGGAACAGTAGTTTTTGTGTTTAGGGTGCAGTAA
- a CDS encoding bifunctional folylpolyglutamate synthase/dihydrofolate synthase has protein sequence MNYNETLTYLYTQLPMFTRVGASAFKKDLTNTIALCERLDNPQHKFKSIHIGGTNGKGSTSHMLAAVLQTAGYKTGLYTSPHLKDFRERVRINGEMISEDEVVDFVAQHKADFEEIEPSFFEMTVALAFDVFARHKVDIAIIEVGLGGRLDSTNVITPLLSIITNIGWDHMNMLGNTLPQIATEKAGIIKPGIPVIVGEYQPEVADVFMQKAKDEDSELKFASERWVVESQYSRVGSQDKAQLISITVTSTHNPQLTTHNLTLDLTGTYQLKNVSNVLSAVEELRKQGFIITDEHVTEGLAHVKELTGLQGRWHTLSTSPLTICDTGHNPDGIAEVLKNIASVKYEHLHFVIGMVNDKDITKVLNMLPKDATYYFCKPDIPRGLEALLLKEQAEATGLHGQIYSSVPEALKAAQQTATQKDLVFAGGSTFVVAEIV, from the coding sequence ATGAACTATAACGAAACCCTCACCTACTTATACACTCAGCTACCCATGTTTACACGTGTGGGTGCATCGGCTTTTAAAAAGGACTTAACGAATACGATCGCCCTTTGTGAGAGGCTCGACAATCCGCAGCATAAGTTTAAAAGCATACACATAGGCGGTACTAATGGCAAGGGGTCAACCTCACACATGCTTGCAGCCGTGTTGCAAACTGCAGGGTATAAAACAGGCTTGTACACTTCGCCGCACCTCAAAGATTTCAGGGAGCGTGTACGCATTAATGGCGAAATGATAAGTGAGGACGAAGTGGTTGATTTTGTAGCTCAACATAAAGCCGACTTTGAAGAAATTGAACCCTCGTTTTTTGAGATGACGGTTGCTTTGGCTTTTGACGTTTTTGCGAGGCATAAGGTTGATATTGCCATTATTGAAGTTGGGCTGGGCGGCCGGTTAGATTCTACCAACGTTATAACGCCTTTACTTTCCATCATCACCAATATAGGCTGGGACCACATGAATATGCTGGGCAATACACTGCCACAAATTGCTACCGAAAAGGCTGGCATTATCAAACCCGGCATACCCGTTATTGTGGGCGAATATCAGCCTGAGGTAGCCGACGTGTTTATGCAAAAAGCGAAGGATGAGGATTCAGAATTGAAATTTGCCTCTGAGCGATGGGTGGTAGAGAGTCAGTATTCAAGAGTCGGGAGTCAAGACAAAGCTCAACTTATTTCAATAACAGTAACTTCTACCCACAACCCACAACTCACAACTCACAACTTAACACTCGACCTTACCGGAACTTATCAGCTTAAAAACGTCAGCAACGTGCTTTCAGCGGTGGAGGAACTGCGTAAACAAGGCTTTATAATTACCGATGAGCATGTTACCGAAGGATTAGCACATGTTAAAGAACTAACCGGTTTACAAGGCCGCTGGCACACACTAAGCACCAGCCCGCTTACCATATGCGATACGGGCCACAACCCCGATGGTATTGCCGAGGTGTTAAAAAACATTGCATCGGTTAAATATGAGCATCTGCACTTTGTAATAGGCATGGTGAATGATAAAGACATTACCAAAGTGCTCAACATGCTACCAAAAGATGCTACCTACTATTTTTGCAAACCCGATATTCCAAGAGGCCTTGAGGCTTTGTTATTAAAAGAGCAGGCCGAAGCCACTGGTCTGCATGGCCAAATATATTCATCGGTTCCCGAAGCCCTGAAAGCCGCGCAGCAGACAGCTACTCAAAAAGATTTAGTATTTGCAGGCGGCAGTACCTTTGTAGTGGCCGAAATAGTTTGA
- the mgrA gene encoding L-glyceraldehyde 3-phosphate reductase, translating into MTYLPSPQRYHDMPYRRCGKSGILLPALSLGLWHNFGGVDVFENYRSILRLAFDSGITHFDLANNYGPPYGSAEENFGHLLKKDFTAHRDELIISSKAGYDMWPGPYGNWGSKKYLVASLDQSLKRMGLDYVDIYYHHRPDPETPLEETMAALDLIVRQGKALYVGISNYRADDAHKAIGILKKLGTPCLIHQPKYSMFERWVEGGLLDVLEQEGVGCIPFSPLAQGMLTNKYLNGVPQDSRAAKSSGHLQTGQITDDKIEQIRKLNDIALGRNQTLAQMALAWLMKDARVTSVLIGASKPEQLADSLKCLQNTAFSTEELNQIETILHNQP; encoded by the coding sequence ATGACCTACCTTCCTTCTCCTCAACGTTACCATGACATGCCTTACCGCCGTTGCGGCAAGAGCGGCATTTTGTTGCCTGCTTTGTCGCTGGGCTTGTGGCACAACTTTGGCGGTGTGGATGTATTTGAAAACTACCGCAGCATTTTGCGTCTGGCGTTTGATAGCGGCATTACTCACTTCGATTTAGCCAATAACTACGGTCCGCCTTATGGCTCAGCCGAAGAAAACTTTGGGCACCTGCTTAAAAAAGATTTTACTGCTCACCGCGATGAACTGATTATTTCGAGCAAGGCCGGATACGATATGTGGCCGGGGCCATATGGTAACTGGGGTTCTAAGAAGTATTTGGTAGCCAGTTTAGACCAAAGCCTTAAGCGCATGGGATTGGATTATGTAGACATTTACTACCACCATCGCCCCGATCCTGAAACTCCGCTTGAAGAGACTATGGCAGCGCTGGATTTAATTGTTCGCCAGGGAAAAGCCCTGTACGTGGGCATATCAAACTACCGGGCCGATGATGCCCACAAAGCCATAGGCATACTTAAAAAACTGGGCACCCCCTGCTTAATCCATCAGCCCAAATACTCGATGTTTGAGCGTTGGGTTGAAGGCGGCTTGCTGGATGTATTAGAGCAGGAGGGCGTGGGTTGTATACCGTTTTCGCCGCTGGCACAGGGTATGTTAACCAATAAATACCTCAATGGTGTTCCACAGGATTCGAGGGCGGCAAAATCAAGCGGGCACCTGCAAACAGGGCAAATAACCGACGACAAAATAGAGCAAATACGCAAGCTTAATGATATTGCCCTGGGCCGTAACCAAACCCTGGCTCAAATGGCCCTCGCCTGGTTAATGAAAGATGCGCGGGTAACATCGGTGCTCATAGGTGCCAGCAAACCCGAACAACTGGCAGATTCATTGAAATGCCTGCAAAACACAGCCTTTAGCACCGAAGAACTAAACCAAATAGAAACTATACTACATAACCAACCGTAA
- a CDS encoding Gfo/Idh/MocA family protein, which yields METINWGIIGCGDVTEKKSGPAFNKVPGSKLVAVMRRDVEKAADYAKRHQIAKWYNDATELINDEEVNAIYVATPPSSHLNYALAALQKGYPVYVEKPVTMNAAEAQQLVDAVRQYNGKLIVAHYRRKLPMFLKVKELLEQNAIGEVRTVQLRLWQSRKPALVTKNAPSWRTQPDVSGGGYFHDLSPHQLDLMLYFFGKPVHYSGFSLNQAQITSADDHVCGTVLFENNVVLNGSWCFNVALTENIDSCEIIGSEGKISFAVFGDKVVLKTTSNEETFTFVHPENIQLPMITSMVNYLNGNEENPCTIDEALTLMKMIDSFTKHVSN from the coding sequence ATGGAAACTATTAACTGGGGTATAATAGGTTGCGGCGACGTAACCGAGAAAAAGAGCGGTCCGGCTTTTAATAAAGTGCCCGGTAGCAAATTGGTAGCTGTAATGCGCCGTGATGTCGAAAAAGCAGCCGATTATGCTAAACGCCACCAAATAGCTAAATGGTACAATGATGCTACAGAGCTGATTAACGATGAAGAGGTTAACGCTATTTATGTGGCTACCCCGCCTTCATCACACTTAAATTATGCCTTAGCTGCCTTGCAAAAAGGTTACCCTGTATACGTAGAAAAGCCGGTAACCATGAACGCTGCCGAAGCGCAACAACTGGTAGATGCCGTGCGGCAATATAATGGAAAACTAATTGTAGCTCATTACCGCCGCAAATTACCCATGTTTTTAAAGGTAAAAGAGTTATTGGAGCAAAATGCCATTGGAGAGGTGCGCACCGTACAGTTGCGCTTGTGGCAAAGCCGCAAGCCTGCACTGGTAACCAAAAACGCCCCAAGCTGGCGTACCCAACCCGATGTATCGGGTGGAGGTTATTTTCATGACCTATCGCCGCACCAGTTGGATTTGATGCTTTATTTTTTTGGTAAGCCTGTGCATTACTCGGGTTTTAGCTTAAACCAGGCGCAAATCACCAGTGCCGACGACCATGTATGCGGTACTGTTTTATTTGAAAACAACGTAGTACTCAACGGTTCATGGTGCTTTAATGTGGCCTTAACCGAAAATATCGACAGTTGCGAGATTATCGGCAGCGAAGGCAAAATCAGCTTTGCGGTGTTTGGCGACAAGGTTGTTTTAAAAACCACATCAAACGAAGAAACCTTTACATTTGTGCACCCCGAAAACATTCAATTGCCTATGATTACCAGTATGGTAAACTATTTAAACGGTAATGAAGAAAATCCGTGCACTATTGACGAGGCACTTACGTTAATGAAGATGATTGATTCGTTTACTAAGCATGTGTCAAACTAA
- a CDS encoding DUF2911 domain-containing protein: protein MKSLLKLFAVTGLILTGFAASAQQAKKAPASPPDTVKATTKSGVAIEVAYSQPAVKGRTIGTDIAPYGKVWRTGANNATTITFSKDVKVEGKALAAGQYAIYSIPGEKEWVIIFNKGVKNWGTKYEESDDVLRVTVKTGVMKDFVERLKFMIEPSGKVGFAWGDKMVMFAVK, encoded by the coding sequence ATGAAATCATTATTAAAACTATTTGCCGTAACCGGCCTTATTTTAACCGGCTTTGCGGCTTCGGCACAACAAGCTAAAAAAGCACCTGCAAGCCCGCCCGATACGGTAAAAGCAACCACCAAAAGCGGTGTAGCTATCGAAGTTGCCTACAGCCAGCCGGCAGTGAAAGGCCGTACCATTGGTACCGATATTGCCCCTTACGGCAAAGTATGGCGCACCGGTGCCAACAACGCAACCACCATTACTTTTAGTAAAGATGTAAAGGTAGAAGGCAAAGCTTTAGCAGCCGGCCAATATGCTATTTACAGTATTCCGGGCGAAAAAGAATGGGTGATTATTTTTAACAAGGGCGTTAAAAACTGGGGTACCAAGTATGAAGAAAGCGACGATGTTTTGCGTGTAACGGTTAAAACCGGCGTTATGAAAGACTTTGTTGAGCGTCTTAAATTCATGATCGAACCATCGGGCAAAGTTGGCTTTGCATGGGGCGATAAGATGGTAATGTTTGCTGTAAAATAA
- a CDS encoding CatB-related O-acetyltransferase, whose product MLTMLLHGPDPDKIHPLEHYPNLVFLKNIITRPNIIVGDYTYYDDNYDAYNFEKNVLYHFDFIGDKLIIGKFCAIACGAKFIMNGGNHEITPVSTFPFGIFGHGWETINEGVALTQKYPSKGDTIIGNDVWIGHDATVMPGIQVGNGAVIATKSVVTKDVPDYAIVGGNPAQIIRKRFDDNTIQRLLNIAWWNWTAEQITQHIKLINSAHVAELERVAQEFI is encoded by the coding sequence ATGCTTACTATGCTTTTACATGGCCCCGATCCCGATAAGATACACCCGTTGGAGCATTACCCCAACCTGGTTTTCCTTAAAAATATTATCACCCGCCCCAACATTATAGTAGGCGATTACACATATTACGACGATAATTACGACGCTTATAACTTTGAGAAGAATGTGTTATACCACTTCGATTTCATCGGCGATAAGCTCATTATAGGTAAGTTTTGTGCTATAGCATGCGGTGCAAAATTTATTATGAACGGCGGCAATCATGAGATAACGCCTGTATCAACATTTCCGTTCGGCATATTCGGCCACGGTTGGGAGACTATCAATGAAGGTGTTGCCCTCACTCAAAAATACCCCAGCAAAGGCGATACGATAATTGGCAATGATGTTTGGATTGGGCATGATGCAACGGTAATGCCGGGTATACAGGTAGGTAACGGCGCCGTAATAGCTACTAAAAGCGTAGTAACCAAGGATGTACCCGACTACGCCATAGTAGGCGGAAACCCCGCCCAAATCATCCGAAAGCGGTTTGATGACAACACCATACAACGCCTGCTTAACATAGCCTGGTGGAACTGGACCGCCGAACAAATAACACAGCACATTAAACTCATAAACTCGGCTCATGTGGCCGAATTAGAGCGGGTAGCTCAGGAGTTTATATAA
- a CDS encoding nucleoside phosphorylase yields MMMDYISETDLILNNDGSLYHINLLANEVADTVITVGDQDRVAEVSKHFDRIELKKGKREFLTHTGYIGNKRITVISTGIGTDNVDIVLNELDAIVNINLETRQVNPQLRSLNIIRIGTSGAVQANVDVDTMLVSAGAIGLDPLMHYCEHSLTANEAELLTAFKNSLPSHYQLHPYVASAGDNLLNSIGTGLQQGITITAPGFYTPQGRQVRCKSSTPELLNIIENFEHKGQRITNLEMETAGIYGLAANLGHQAISFNVILANRIKHQFSKQPQKIMEASIVNVLERIVNHL; encoded by the coding sequence ATGATGATGGATTACATTTCAGAAACCGATCTCATACTTAATAACGACGGCAGCCTGTATCACATTAACCTGCTGGCCAACGAAGTAGCCGACACGGTAATTACCGTGGGCGACCAGGACCGCGTGGCCGAGGTAAGTAAGCATTTTGACCGTATTGAACTTAAAAAAGGTAAGCGCGAATTTTTAACCCATACCGGTTACATTGGCAATAAGCGTATCACAGTAATATCAACAGGTATTGGTACCGATAATGTAGACATTGTACTTAATGAACTGGACGCCATTGTAAACATTAACCTCGAAACCCGGCAGGTTAACCCGCAACTGCGGAGCCTTAACATTATTCGTATAGGTACATCAGGTGCGGTACAGGCCAATGTAGATGTTGACACCATGCTGGTATCGGCCGGCGCCATAGGACTTGATCCGCTGATGCATTATTGCGAGCACAGCCTCACTGCCAACGAGGCCGAACTGCTCACCGCTTTTAAAAACAGTTTACCATCGCATTACCAACTTCACCCATATGTTGCATCGGCCGGGGATAATTTATTAAACAGCATTGGTACTGGCCTGCAGCAGGGCATTACCATTACCGCCCCCGGTTTTTACACGCCGCAAGGCAGGCAGGTAAGGTGCAAGTCCTCAACCCCCGAACTGCTAAACATTATTGAGAATTTTGAGCACAAAGGGCAGCGCATTACCAACCTCGAGATGGAAACAGCCGGCATTTACGGTTTAGCGGCTAACCTTGGGCACCAGGCAATTTCGTTTAATGTAATACTGGCCAACCGCATCAAACATCAGTTTAGTAAACAACCGCAAAAAATTATGGAGGCAAGCATTGTAAACGTGCTTGAAAGGATAGTTAATCACTTGTAG
- a CDS encoding AI-2E family transporter: MIIKNTSLPFYAKLAFVLIGIMSLGFLIILGKELLDPLMFGFLFAILLLPLANFFERKCRLPRSMAAFAAILVMVLGISGVVYLVGTQISNLANDWPMLKEQIAKSSVDIQLWIQHTFHINAEKQMIYVNDTTDKLVASGTTVLGTTFGAVSSLLLFYIFIILFTFLILLYRRLLFRFVLYVFDEESTPVVIKIVENVQRILRQYIVGLLLEMVIVAILTCVAFWIIGVKYAILLGIITALFNIIPYVGIFSALLLSTLITFATGFITKAVVVAIVVVAIHAIDANVVLPMVVGSKVRLNALITFIGIVLGEMLWGLSGMFLSIPVIAIFKIIFDHVEPLRPWGYLLGGDYEYERKAKEEMKTE; the protein is encoded by the coding sequence ATGATTATTAAAAATACTTCCCTTCCCTTTTACGCCAAGCTTGCCTTTGTACTTATCGGCATCATGTCGCTTGGCTTTTTGATTATTTTAGGCAAGGAACTGCTCGACCCGCTCATGTTTGGCTTTTTGTTTGCCATACTGCTGTTGCCCCTGGCTAATTTTTTCGAACGCAAATGCAGGCTTCCGCGCAGTATGGCCGCTTTTGCCGCTATATTAGTGATGGTGTTGGGCATTAGCGGTGTTGTTTACCTGGTGGGTACACAAATATCAAACCTGGCAAACGACTGGCCTATGCTCAAAGAGCAAATAGCTAAATCATCAGTTGATATACAGTTGTGGATACAGCATACCTTTCATATCAATGCCGAAAAGCAAATGATTTACGTAAACGATACCACAGATAAACTCGTGGCCTCGGGCACAACAGTTTTGGGCACCACATTTGGCGCGGTATCGTCACTGTTACTGTTTTACATTTTCATTATCCTGTTTACTTTCCTTATTTTGCTGTATCGAAGGCTATTGTTCAGGTTTGTTTTATATGTTTTTGATGAAGAATCGACCCCGGTGGTTATAAAAATTGTAGAGAACGTACAGCGCATACTGCGCCAGTATATTGTGGGCCTGCTGCTCGAAATGGTTATAGTTGCCATACTTACCTGTGTGGCATTCTGGATAATCGGCGTAAAATATGCCATTCTGTTAGGCATAATTACGGCCTTGTTTAACATCATTCCATACGTAGGAATATTCTCAGCATTATTGCTAAGTACGCTAATCACATTTGCTACCGGTTTTATTACCAAAGCCGTGGTAGTTGCCATTGTGGTGGTAGCCATACATGCTATTGATGCCAATGTGGTGCTGCCTATGGTTGTAGGTTCAAAGGTGCGCCTTAACGCCCTGATCACCTTTATTGGCATCGTTTTAGGCGAAATGCTTTGGGGGCTATCGGGCATGTTCTTGTCTATACCTGTTATAGCCATCTTTAAGATCATTTTCGACCATGTAGAACCGCTCAGGCCATGGGGTTATTTATTAGGGGGCGATTATGAGTACGAGCGAAAAGCTAAAGAGGAAATGAAAACGGAGTAG
- a CDS encoding sodium-translocating pyrophosphatase — translation MTLLYHYLIYCIPIVGIIGLLAMAIKSTWVTKQPAGDAGMSELAGYIADGAMAFLRAEWKVLSYFAVIAVVLLAWSGTTVENSSPVIAVSFLIGAFLSAFAGYLGMRIATKANVRTTEAAKTSLAKALKVSFTGGTVMGLGVAGLAVLGLGSLFILFYHIYVVKTGGNVNGEAMSKALEVLAGFSLGAESIALFARVGGGIYTKAADVGADLVGKVEAGIPEDDVRNPATIADNVGDNVGDVAGMGADLFGSYVATILATMVLGREIVSNDNFGGIAPVLLPMVIAGLGLIFSIISASFVRIKNETDSVQTALNIGNWSSIFLTAIATFFVVQWMLPEGSFHLVRDEDASGAVKAAALVFDKTGVFLSIVVGLIVGTLMSIITEYYTAMGKRPVLSIIRQSSTGHATNIIGGLAVGMESTVLPILVLAAGIYGSYHFAGLYGVAIAAAGMMATTAMQLAIDAFGPIADNAGGIAEMNQLPEEVRHRTDNLDAVGNTTAATGKGFAIASAALTSLALFAAFVGVAGIEHIDIYKADVLAGLFVGGMIPFIFSALCISAVGRAAMAMVEEVRRQFREIPGIMEYKAKPEYEKCVAISTKASIREMIAPGLIALITPIIIGFAFGPEVLGGLLAGVTVSGVLMGIFQSNAGGAWDNAKKSFEKGCEINGEMYYKKSEPHKASVTGDTVGDPFKDTSGPSMNILIKLMSIVSLVIAPHLNHELNTNKHIQKEINTQSSVTHHITTDKNS, via the coding sequence ATGACCTTATTGTATCATTATCTAATTTACTGTATCCCTATTGTGGGAATTATTGGCTTATTAGCCATGGCAATTAAATCGACTTGGGTTACCAAACAACCGGCGGGCGATGCAGGCATGAGCGAACTGGCAGGTTACATTGCAGATGGGGCAATGGCCTTTTTACGCGCCGAATGGAAAGTGCTAAGCTACTTTGCCGTAATTGCGGTGGTGTTGCTGGCCTGGTCGGGCACCACGGTCGAAAACTCGAGTCCGGTAATTGCGGTTTCGTTTCTGATCGGGGCGTTCTTGTCGGCCTTTGCCGGTTATTTGGGTATGCGTATTGCTACCAAAGCCAATGTGCGCACTACCGAAGCAGCTAAAACCAGTTTAGCCAAAGCCTTAAAAGTATCGTTTACCGGTGGCACCGTGATGGGCCTTGGCGTTGCCGGTTTAGCGGTTTTAGGTTTAGGATCGTTGTTTATTCTATTTTACCATATTTATGTTGTTAAAACCGGTGGCAACGTTAATGGCGAAGCCATGTCGAAAGCCCTGGAGGTGTTGGCAGGTTTCTCGTTAGGTGCCGAATCGATTGCATTGTTTGCCCGTGTAGGTGGGGGTATTTATACCAAAGCGGCCGACGTAGGCGCAGATTTGGTAGGCAAGGTTGAAGCAGGCATCCCGGAGGATGATGTGCGTAACCCCGCCACCATTGCCGATAATGTAGGTGATAATGTGGGCGATGTAGCCGGTATGGGTGCCGATCTCTTCGGCTCGTACGTGGCTACCATTTTGGCAACTATGGTATTAGGCCGCGAAATTGTATCGAATGATAACTTTGGCGGTATAGCCCCTGTGCTGCTGCCTATGGTTATTGCCGGTTTAGGTTTGATATTCTCTATCATTAGCGCATCATTCGTACGTATAAAAAATGAAACCGACAGTGTGCAAACCGCGCTTAACATCGGCAACTGGTCGTCGATATTTTTAACGGCTATTGCTACCTTTTTTGTGGTGCAATGGATGCTACCCGAGGGTTCGTTTCACTTGGTGCGCGATGAAGATGCCAGCGGCGCCGTAAAAGCCGCTGCATTGGTGTTTGATAAAACGGGGGTTTTCCTGTCTATTGTGGTTGGCTTGATAGTGGGCACGCTCATGTCAATTATTACCGAATACTACACCGCTATGGGTAAACGCCCGGTGCTCAGCATCATCAGGCAATCATCAACAGGCCATGCTACTAACATAATTGGCGGTTTGGCCGTGGGTATGGAGTCGACCGTGTTGCCTATTTTGGTATTAGCGGCCGGCATATACGGTTCGTACCATTTTGCTGGTTTATACGGCGTAGCTATTGCCGCCGCCGGCATGATGGCCACTACCGCCATGCAACTGGCGATTGATGCCTTTGGCCCAATTGCCGATAACGCCGGTGGTATTGCCGAAATGAATCAACTCCCTGAAGAAGTGCGCCACCGTACCGATAATTTGGATGCTGTGGGTAACACCACCGCTGCAACCGGTAAGGGTTTTGCCATTGCATCGGCAGCGCTAACCTCGTTGGCCTTGTTTGCAGCCTTTGTGGGTGTGGCAGGTATTGAGCATATAGATATATATAAGGCTGATGTTTTGGCCGGCTTATTTGTGGGCGGTATGATTCCGTTCATCTTTTCGGCACTATGTATATCGGCTGTGGGCCGGGCGGCCATGGCTATGGTGGAGGAAGTACGTCGGCAGTTTAGAGAGATACCGGGCATTATGGAGTACAAGGCCAAACCCGAGTATGAAAAATGCGTAGCCATATCAACCAAAGCATCCATCCGCGAAATGATTGCACCCGGACTTATCGCCCTTATCACCCCTATTATTATAGGCTTTGCTTTTGGTCCCGAAGTTTTGGGCGGACTGCTGGCCGGTGTAACGGTATCGGGCGTGCTGATGGGCATTTTCCAGAGCAACGCCGGTGGCGCGTGGGACAACGCCAAAAAATCATTCGAAAAAGGCTGCGAGATCAACGGCGAGATGTATTATAAAAAATCGGAGCCGCACAAGGCATCAGTAACTGGCGACACCGTGGGCGATCCGTTTAAAGATACTTCTGGACCGTCAATGAATATTTTGATCAAGTTGATGTCGATCGTATCATTGGTAATAGCGCCTCACCTCAACCACGAACTTAATACCAATAAACACATCCAAAAAGAAATTAATACACAAAGCAGCGTTACACATCATATAACCACTGACAAGAATAGTTAG
- a CDS encoding RDD family protein: MILFGRLRMLLLRTIAYLVDSFILFILVIAGFQCFLLILGLHPFIGRHLYSITGNELHLWLFFSVTIPVYMYYVTMFNTRAQATLGMRAVRLQIQTPGRMGLGKAMLRASVMLIPWEATHVAMCYPKPIWIDNQLQSPLFYTALGLTALYWLLPLLNLNEKSAHDWITGTNVIQWQVPTSKKP, translated from the coding sequence ATGATCCTTTTCGGTAGATTAAGGATGTTATTGCTGCGTACTATTGCCTACCTGGTAGACAGTTTTATTCTCTTTATACTCGTTATAGCAGGTTTTCAATGCTTTTTACTGATTTTGGGTTTACATCCATTTATTGGGCGGCATTTGTATAGTATAACCGGCAACGAATTACACTTGTGGCTGTTTTTTAGTGTTACCATACCGGTTTACATGTATTATGTAACTATGTTTAACACACGAGCACAGGCAACATTAGGCATGAGGGCGGTTCGTTTGCAAATTCAAACACCGGGGCGCATGGGTTTAGGTAAAGCCATGTTACGGGCATCAGTAATGCTTATCCCGTGGGAAGCTACCCATGTTGCCATGTGTTATCCAAAACCAATTTGGATTGATAATCAGCTACAAAGCCCGCTTTTTTATACTGCATTAGGTTTAACAGCACTTTATTGGCTATTACCACTACTCAATTTGAACGAAAAAAGCGCGCACGATTGGATTACCGGCACAAATGTTATACAATGGCAAGTCCCAACATCTAAAAAGCCGTAA